The Peribacillus simplex genome contains a region encoding:
- a CDS encoding glutathione ABC transporter substrate-binding protein, giving the protein MRKGMIGLLFASLLGISSVLSGCATEQTGSKETEEKAKEGGTLIVARLSDATTLDPHFITDIPSANVIYEKVYQTLVVPDKNMDPKPLLAKEWKQLDDVTWEFKLQEGVKFHDGAPFNAEAVKTNFDRILDPATASPQAGKLEMIKEIKVVDETTVQFKLKYPYAPLLSILVSNEGSIISPKAIKENSDKLAQNPVGTGPFVFKSWKPGEEITLLKNKDYWGDKPKIDGVVFKVVPEDATRIAMIETGEAHVTDQVPVTEIDRIEASGTMDLYRTEGLAVEYLSFNVKKKPFDDVRVRKAVAHAIEVDSIIKGVYNDVGTRANSTMSPKVFGYDRDIKGYDYDINESKKLLTEAGVKDGLEFTLTTSDRKERINMAEVIQSQLKGIGIKVKIQVLEYGAYIDATAKGEHQVAIGGWGNATGDGDYNQFNLFNSKSQGAAGNSSFYSNPEVDKLIEHARKESDGDKRKELYSKAQAIEREEVPYVPIRNYEHLAVYGGTVKGLWLNPANYLMLDDVTVK; this is encoded by the coding sequence ATGAGAAAAGGTATGATTGGGTTGCTTTTTGCCTCTTTATTAGGCATCTCATCCGTTTTATCAGGGTGTGCAACAGAACAAACCGGCAGCAAGGAAACAGAGGAAAAAGCGAAAGAAGGAGGAACGCTGATCGTCGCGCGATTATCTGACGCGACCACCTTGGACCCTCATTTCATAACAGACATTCCATCGGCAAACGTCATTTATGAAAAGGTTTATCAAACATTGGTCGTTCCTGACAAAAACATGGATCCTAAACCGCTGCTCGCAAAAGAGTGGAAACAGCTGGATGATGTCACGTGGGAGTTTAAATTGCAGGAGGGAGTCAAATTCCATGATGGGGCCCCATTCAATGCCGAAGCGGTGAAAACCAATTTCGACAGGATACTGGACCCGGCAACAGCTTCTCCTCAGGCTGGTAAATTGGAAATGATCAAGGAAATTAAAGTCGTTGACGAAACGACCGTACAATTCAAGCTGAAATATCCTTATGCTCCGCTGTTATCGATTTTAGTAAGTAATGAAGGAAGCATCATCAGCCCTAAAGCGATTAAGGAAAATAGTGACAAACTAGCTCAAAACCCCGTTGGGACAGGGCCATTCGTTTTTAAATCGTGGAAGCCTGGTGAAGAAATCACACTTTTGAAAAACAAGGATTACTGGGGGGACAAGCCTAAGATCGATGGGGTGGTATTCAAGGTTGTCCCTGAAGATGCCACGAGGATTGCGATGATTGAAACGGGTGAAGCACATGTGACAGATCAAGTGCCAGTGACGGAGATTGATAGGATCGAAGCTTCGGGCACGATGGATTTATATCGCACGGAGGGACTTGCCGTTGAATACTTAAGCTTCAATGTTAAGAAAAAACCTTTTGATGATGTGCGGGTCCGCAAGGCGGTCGCTCATGCCATCGAGGTGGATTCCATTATCAAAGGGGTTTATAACGACGTCGGTACGAGGGCAAATTCAACAATGAGCCCAAAGGTGTTTGGATATGATCGGGATATAAAAGGCTACGACTATGATATTAATGAATCGAAGAAGCTCTTGACTGAAGCGGGGGTAAAGGATGGTTTGGAGTTTACACTGACGACGAGTGATCGTAAGGAAAGGATCAATATGGCCGAGGTGATTCAATCCCAGTTAAAAGGAATCGGAATCAAGGTCAAAATTCAAGTCCTTGAGTATGGGGCTTACATTGATGCGACAGCCAAGGGCGAGCACCAGGTAGCGATAGGCGGCTGGGGCAATGCTACCGGTGATGGAGATTATAATCAATTCAATCTTTTCAATAGCAAATCCCAAGGTGCTGCGGGAAATAGTTCATTCTACAGTAACCCGGAAGTGGATAAATTGATTGAACATGCACGTAAAGAATCGGACGGCGATAAACGTAAGGAACTGTATTCCAAGGCACAAGCCATTGAAAGGGAAGAAGTTCCATATGTTCCGATCCGTAACTATGAGCACTTGGCCGTATATGGCGGGACGGTTAAAGGACTTTGGCTGAATCCGGCAAATTATTTAATGCTTGATGACGTAACCGTGAAGTAG
- the nikC gene encoding nickel transporter permease, with protein sequence MKPEVVINNTELNVNERKSPKLRHWKAFYKKFKRNKLALVGGYIVIFYILLAIFAPLISPQDPYEIDLVNKLQPPSAEHLMGTDDKGRDILSRLLYGTRLSLTVGFVSVFFGAFIGILLGLTAGYYGKWIDTVIMRIVDVLLAFPGILLALAIISALGPSLINVMVAVGVFSIPMFARIVRGSTLSVRKLEYIDAIRALGATDITIICKHIFPNILSPVIVQATLRLATAILSAAGLSFLGLGAQPPSPEWGAMLSSGRDYLFSAPHIALFPGIAISTLVLGFNIFGDGLRDALDPRMKK encoded by the coding sequence ATGAAGCCAGAGGTCGTAATCAATAATACCGAATTGAATGTAAACGAAAGAAAATCTCCGAAACTAAGACACTGGAAAGCCTTTTATAAAAAATTCAAACGAAATAAATTGGCATTGGTAGGCGGGTATATCGTAATTTTTTATATTTTATTGGCTATCTTTGCACCTTTGATCTCACCGCAGGATCCGTATGAAATTGACTTAGTCAACAAACTCCAGCCTCCATCGGCCGAACATCTGATGGGTACGGATGATAAGGGAAGGGATATTTTAAGCAGATTATTATATGGGACAAGGCTTTCATTGACGGTCGGGTTTGTCTCTGTATTCTTCGGGGCGTTCATTGGGATACTCCTTGGGTTAACAGCCGGGTATTACGGAAAATGGATCGATACCGTCATCATGAGGATTGTCGATGTTCTGCTGGCTTTCCCGGGAATTTTGCTAGCTCTTGCCATCATCAGTGCCCTTGGTCCAAGTTTAATCAATGTAATGGTAGCGGTCGGCGTCTTTTCCATACCGATGTTCGCCCGGATTGTACGCGGTTCCACATTGTCAGTCAGGAAGCTGGAATATATCGATGCCATTCGTGCATTGGGAGCCACCGACATCACGATCATATGCAAGCATATTTTTCCGAATATTCTATCACCCGTCATCGTTCAAGCCACATTACGTCTGGCAACGGCCATTCTGTCGGCAGCCGGATTATCATTTCTGGGACTGGGAGCCCAGCCGCCTTCTCCAGAATGGGGAGCGATGCTGAGCAGCGGTCGGGATTATTTGTTTAGCGCCCCCCACATCGCTTTGTTTCCGGGGATAGCGATATCAACACTGGTACTTGGTTTCAACATCTTCGGGGATGGACTTAGAGATGCCCTGGATCCAAGAATGAAAAAATAA
- the nikB gene encoding nickel ABC transporter permease → MFVFIIRRVLQTIPVLLGVSLVVFLIMQMVPGDPATLLAGEGATKETIESLRHELGLDRPILYQYVDYVLHAVQGDFGESLRSSRPVLDEIMVRLPITLELALASIFITVVLGMIAGIISATKQYSAADISIMIVALLGISLPSFWLGLMLIYFFSVNLHLFPVSGWGTFSHMILPAITLGAGGAAIVARMTRSSMLEVVRQDYIRTARAKGLKEYIIIYKHGLKNALIPVITVVGLQFGALLGGTVLTESVFAINGLGRLIVDAIRTRDLPMVQGGVLIASVIFVFMNLAVDVLYRYFNKRIDLN, encoded by the coding sequence ATGTTCGTATTCATTATCCGACGGGTACTTCAAACCATACCGGTATTACTGGGAGTAAGTCTTGTTGTGTTCCTCATCATGCAAATGGTCCCGGGAGATCCGGCGACACTGCTTGCAGGTGAAGGAGCGACTAAAGAAACGATTGAATCGCTGCGGCATGAGCTTGGCTTGGATCGTCCAATCCTCTATCAGTACGTCGACTATGTCCTTCATGCCGTTCAAGGTGATTTCGGGGAATCACTCCGCAGCAGCCGCCCTGTTTTGGACGAAATCATGGTCCGTTTGCCCATCACCCTTGAACTGGCACTTGCAAGCATTTTCATAACGGTCGTGCTTGGAATGATCGCAGGAATCATCTCGGCCACCAAGCAATACTCGGCAGCTGACATTTCCATCATGATCGTTGCTTTACTGGGAATCTCGTTACCTAGTTTTTGGCTGGGCCTCATGCTTATCTACTTCTTTTCCGTGAACCTTCATTTGTTTCCGGTTTCAGGTTGGGGAACTTTCAGCCACATGATACTCCCAGCCATAACCCTTGGGGCCGGCGGAGCGGCCATTGTCGCCAGGATGACCAGGTCGAGCATGCTTGAAGTCGTTCGCCAGGACTACATCCGGACCGCAAGAGCCAAAGGATTGAAAGAATATATCATCATTTATAAACATGGCCTGAAAAATGCGCTTATCCCCGTCATTACGGTCGTTGGCCTCCAGTTCGGTGCACTCCTTGGCGGCACAGTATTGACAGAGTCCGTTTTTGCCATCAATGGACTTGGGAGATTGATAGTCGATGCAATCAGAACGAGGGATTTGCCGATGGTCCAAGGCGGGGTCCTCATCGCTTCCGTTATCTTCGTATTCATGAATTTGGCAGTGGATGTCCTCTATCGATACTTTAACAAAAGAATAGACTTGAACTAA
- a CDS encoding ABC transporter ATP-binding protein produces the protein MKQVDDKILEVKNLQTHFFTDEGTSKAVNGISFSLNKGETLGIVGESGSGKSITSLSLLRLIPSPPGKIAGGSILFKGEDLLTKSEKQMRSIRGNEISMIFQEPMTSLNPVYPAGEQIAEAIRLHQKLGKKEAWNKAVDMLRLVGIPSPEKRAKQEPHELSGGMRQRVMIAMALACHPEVLIADEPTTALDVTIQAQILELIKTLQKDFGTAVILITHDLGVVYETCDRVAVMYAGKIVEYTLAKEIFTNPKHPYTIGLLNSLPRLDMDQEELTTIPGTVPSPYNMPKGCSFAPRCAHARGICEQAVPDLQAIGPSTEVSCWMFTPQWEKEYDAQEKVGI, from the coding sequence ATGAAACAGGTTGATGATAAAATACTGGAGGTAAAAAATCTGCAAACCCACTTTTTCACGGACGAAGGAACGAGTAAAGCGGTCAACGGAATCAGTTTCTCCCTTAATAAAGGGGAAACGCTTGGAATCGTCGGGGAGTCCGGAAGCGGGAAAAGCATAACATCGCTATCATTATTAAGGCTCATTCCATCGCCCCCCGGCAAGATTGCCGGTGGCAGCATCCTTTTTAAAGGGGAGGATTTGCTTACGAAGTCTGAAAAGCAGATGCGGTCCATACGCGGGAATGAAATTTCGATGATATTTCAGGAGCCGATGACATCGTTGAATCCCGTATATCCAGCGGGCGAGCAAATTGCAGAAGCGATCCGGCTACATCAAAAGCTGGGAAAAAAGGAAGCATGGAATAAAGCGGTCGACATGCTTCGGCTCGTCGGCATCCCCTCACCCGAAAAAAGGGCAAAACAGGAGCCGCATGAGCTAAGCGGCGGAATGAGGCAAAGGGTCATGATTGCCATGGCACTTGCCTGCCACCCTGAGGTTCTAATAGCGGATGAACCTACAACAGCACTGGATGTGACGATCCAAGCCCAAATCCTTGAACTGATCAAGACGCTGCAAAAGGATTTCGGGACGGCTGTCATTTTGATCACTCATGATTTGGGTGTCGTATATGAAACCTGTGATCGGGTTGCCGTCATGTACGCAGGAAAAATCGTCGAATACACTTTGGCCAAGGAAATATTCACAAACCCAAAACATCCATACACGATTGGCTTATTGAACTCCCTCCCGCGTCTGGATATGGACCAGGAAGAACTGACTACAATCCCCGGGACCGTTCCAAGTCCTTACAACATGCCCAAGGGCTGCAGCTTCGCTCCCCGCTGTGCACATGCGAGGGGCATTTGTGAACAGGCTGTACCGGATCTCCAAGCTATCGGCCCAAGCACCGAGGTCAGCTGCTGGATGTTCACCCCTCAATGGGAGAAGGAATATGACGCTCAAGAGAAGGTGGGAATTTAA
- a CDS encoding ABC transporter ATP-binding protein codes for MMGVPAAEKKVLLKVDQLKQYFPIKGGFFGRTINHVKAVDDITFDIHQGETLSIVGESGCGKSTTGRAILRLDEPTSGSIHFQDKDLLSLGKKEMRRTRKDLQVIFQDPFASLNPRQTIGQILGEALAIQNVVPKENRKSRIEELLGHVGLRPESMERYPHEFSGGQRQRVGIARALAVDPKLIICDEAVSALDVSIQAQVLNLLKSLQRQFDLTFLFISHDLGVVRHISDRVMVMYLGKIVEIADKKSIFEQPQHPYTRALLSAIPVPNPVHERERILLTGDVPSPIDPPIGCRFHTRCPFVQDICKTQLPELKRSAQNHQVACHIVS; via the coding sequence ATGATGGGTGTACCAGCTGCAGAGAAAAAGGTTCTGCTTAAAGTGGATCAATTGAAACAATACTTTCCGATCAAGGGCGGGTTTTTCGGAAGAACCATCAATCATGTAAAAGCCGTCGATGACATTACCTTCGATATCCATCAGGGCGAGACCTTAAGCATAGTCGGCGAATCCGGCTGCGGAAAATCGACTACCGGAAGGGCCATCCTTCGATTGGATGAACCAACAAGCGGGAGCATTCACTTTCAGGATAAGGATTTACTGAGTTTAGGAAAAAAGGAAATGAGGCGTACCAGGAAGGATCTGCAAGTCATTTTTCAAGATCCATTTGCCTCCCTTAACCCGAGACAGACGATCGGCCAAATTCTCGGAGAAGCTTTGGCCATCCAAAATGTAGTACCTAAAGAAAACCGGAAGAGCCGGATTGAAGAATTATTGGGACATGTCGGGCTGAGACCGGAGTCCATGGAAAGATACCCGCATGAATTCAGCGGCGGCCAGAGACAGCGGGTCGGCATTGCGCGGGCTCTTGCAGTGGACCCAAAATTGATCATATGTGACGAAGCTGTATCTGCACTGGATGTCTCCATTCAAGCGCAAGTGCTGAATTTATTAAAATCCTTACAGCGCCAGTTCGACCTTACCTTTCTTTTCATATCACATGATTTAGGCGTGGTCAGGCATATCTCGGATCGGGTTATGGTCATGTATCTCGGAAAGATAGTCGAAATAGCCGATAAAAAATCCATTTTCGAACAGCCGCAGCATCCATATACAAGGGCATTGCTATCGGCCATCCCAGTACCGAATCCTGTGCATGAAAGAGAACGGATCCTATTGACGGGTGATGTCCCCTCACCCATCGACCCTCCAATCGGCTGCCGCTTCCATACACGGTGCCCTTTTGTACAGGATATCTGCAAAACACAGCTGCCTGAACTAAAAAGATCCGCACAAAACCATCAAGTGGCTTGTCACATTGTGTCATAA
- a CDS encoding sensor histidine kinase: MLSYEGFTLIIMLFILAPIMGAIALLFLFIFEKRIDLLENKNKEIRLEQALQEAQYNKLNQQIQPHFLFNTLNVILGLARLNRTAELIRALEAFSQFLKFKYKASEPLIPLSQEIQYTQHYLDIQTLRFGDRLKIDMECPEPLSIALVPPFILQTLVENSFKHGLEKKVGEALLHIRFHLDSQMVYLEVADNGLMGNESSVTDEGGHGLDNIQKRLYLYFNDRAQLNIASNESGTKVEVSWPLVFDKKLEEAEPE; the protein is encoded by the coding sequence ATGCTAAGTTACGAAGGATTCACATTAATTATCATGCTCTTCATTTTAGCTCCCATCATGGGAGCTATCGCTCTTTTATTTCTATTCATATTCGAGAAAAGGATCGACCTTCTTGAAAATAAAAACAAAGAGATCCGCCTGGAGCAAGCACTGCAGGAAGCACAGTATAATAAATTGAACCAGCAAATCCAGCCACACTTTTTGTTCAATACACTGAATGTCATACTGGGCTTGGCCCGCCTGAACAGGACGGCTGAATTGATACGGGCATTAGAGGCATTTTCGCAATTCCTGAAATTCAAATATAAAGCATCAGAACCATTGATCCCCCTTTCCCAGGAAATCCAGTATACCCAACATTATCTCGACATCCAGACCCTTCGCTTCGGTGATCGGCTCAAGATTGACATGGAGTGCCCAGAACCATTATCAATCGCATTGGTCCCACCCTTCATTCTCCAGACATTGGTGGAGAATTCGTTTAAACACGGATTGGAAAAAAAAGTGGGTGAAGCCCTGCTGCATATCCGTTTCCATCTGGATTCGCAGATGGTATATCTGGAAGTGGCGGACAATGGATTAATGGGAAATGAATCTTCCGTTACGGACGAAGGCGGCCATGGCCTGGATAATATCCAAAAACGTCTATATTTGTATTTTAATGACCGTGCACAATTGAATATAGCTTCTAATGAATCGGGAACTAAGGTAGAGGTATCATGGCCACTGGTTTTTGATAAGAAATTGGAGGAGGCGGAGCCGGAATGA
- a CDS encoding response regulator transcription factor — translation MNVLLVDDEPLVLEQMEYMIQSIYPFWKFHKAADACQALTLNQNHKINLAFLDINLPGRSGLEFGEDLRALNKEVEIIMVTAHQSFDYAQQSIRIGVVDYLTKPVIESDLHKVLAKYDKSESSHNYSTLIHHSLSFIHENYAEKLSLSDIAREVHTNPTYLSRKFHEEVGTSFSEYLMHYRIKAAKRALTNNTSWSISDVAENSGFNSQHYFSTLFRKIEGITPKEFREKGK, via the coding sequence ATGAATGTATTATTAGTTGATGACGAACCATTGGTCCTTGAACAAATGGAATATATGATTCAGTCCATATACCCTTTTTGGAAGTTTCACAAAGCTGCTGATGCCTGTCAGGCACTGACCCTCAATCAAAATCATAAAATCAACCTCGCTTTCCTGGATATTAATCTACCGGGGCGATCTGGTCTTGAATTTGGCGAAGACCTAAGGGCACTGAACAAAGAAGTCGAAATCATAATGGTGACCGCACATCAAAGTTTCGATTATGCCCAGCAATCCATCAGGATAGGCGTGGTTGATTATTTAACGAAACCTGTCATAGAAAGTGATTTGCATAAAGTCCTGGCCAAGTATGACAAAAGTGAATCTTCCCATAACTATTCAACCCTTATTCACCATTCGCTTTCATTCATTCATGAAAATTATGCCGAAAAACTCTCCCTTTCGGACATCGCTCGTGAAGTGCATACCAATCCGACTTATTTAAGCAGGAAATTCCATGAAGAAGTCGGAACTTCCTTTTCGGAATATTTAATGCACTATAGAATAAAGGCCGCTAAAAGGGCCCTGACCAATAACACCAGCTGGAGCATATCAGACGTCGCTGAAAACTCGGGTTTCAATAGCCAGCATTATTTCAGCACTTTATTCCGGAAGATAGAGGGAATCACGCCCAAGGAGTTCCGCGAGAAAGGAAAATGA
- a CDS encoding transporter, which translates to MRSRTFQEYVQGPIQIGMGLGIISLLARWVTGTTILSSPESMVKYGVFGGIGYALMGAIALSMFSFIGKRVRQDFPVGLTIGDYLKARLHPLGYWILIVILVITSFHILFIQGMAASTLCQFLFDTPLYVGLFFFFAFCVLYAGFGGLKLIHGFAAFQVIFMFAAVILIPLYFFVKEGIQPVYDGIRLYHPYMLVINKYDLWSFLLAGLLVGFGQFFFDLTSWQRLFMMEMKKVPLTFSLSGLIWIIFPLSFSSLFIMVIFTGGFTDIHSILDGLANKITTPFFFILFVLCAFSAITSTFGACLHSLVSLIVANILEPLQTKKNDQQKIRLACLLSICIGGLVFVATIFYSPNLLELLFYSGNIYSALLAPILVIVFSKGKVADYIPISAVLAIVASYIIQPYVSEFQSIWFSGLASLTILVICMILTLIKNKWKFVKTKP; encoded by the coding sequence TTGCGATCACGTACATTTCAAGAATACGTACAAGGCCCCATCCAAATCGGGATGGGTTTAGGGATCATCTCCCTCCTGGCACGCTGGGTGACAGGAACCACGATATTATCCTCCCCCGAATCGATGGTGAAGTATGGAGTTTTCGGAGGGATCGGGTACGCACTGATGGGAGCGATCGCCCTGTCGATGTTCAGCTTCATCGGGAAAAGGGTTCGGCAGGATTTCCCCGTGGGTTTGACCATCGGGGACTATTTAAAAGCCCGGCTTCACCCGCTCGGATATTGGATATTGATCGTGATCCTGGTCATAACCAGTTTTCACATCCTATTCATTCAGGGAATGGCCGCGTCCACCCTATGTCAGTTTCTTTTCGATACACCGCTCTATGTCGGGTTGTTCTTTTTTTTCGCTTTCTGCGTCCTTTATGCTGGATTCGGCGGGTTAAAGCTCATTCATGGATTCGCAGCTTTTCAAGTCATCTTCATGTTTGCCGCAGTTATCTTGATTCCATTATACTTTTTCGTCAAGGAAGGGATTCAGCCTGTTTATGATGGGATTCGTTTATACCATCCATACATGCTCGTAATCAATAAGTATGATCTATGGAGTTTTCTTTTAGCAGGACTTCTTGTCGGGTTCGGCCAGTTTTTCTTTGACCTAACATCATGGCAGCGATTATTCATGATGGAAATGAAAAAGGTTCCCTTAACATTCTCTTTATCCGGCCTTATCTGGATCATATTCCCGCTCTCCTTTTCATCCCTGTTCATCATGGTCATCTTTACGGGCGGCTTCACTGATATACACTCGATCCTTGATGGATTGGCAAACAAAATAACGACACCATTCTTTTTCATCCTTTTTGTGCTCTGCGCTTTCAGTGCAATCACCTCAACATTCGGCGCCTGCCTGCATTCATTGGTAAGCCTGATCGTAGCCAATATTCTTGAACCATTACAAACAAAAAAAAATGACCAGCAAAAAATAAGATTGGCCTGCCTGCTTTCAATCTGTATTGGAGGATTGGTTTTCGTTGCTACAATCTTCTATTCCCCAAACCTATTAGAGCTCTTATTTTATTCAGGCAATATATACTCGGCATTGCTGGCCCCAATCCTGGTCATCGTATTCAGCAAAGGGAAAGTCGCTGATTACATACCGATAAGCGCAGTCCTGGCCATTGTGGCTTCATACATCATCCAGCCTTATGTAAGTGAATTCCAAAGCATATGGTTTAGCGGGTTGGCTTCATTGACGATCCTGGTGATTTGTATGATCCTTACCCTCATCAAGAACAAATGGAAGTTCGTGAAAACCAAACCATAA
- a CDS encoding NAD(P)H-dependent oxidoreductase, producing MNVLVIYTYPNHESLSHAFLEKVIKGSKENSNIKGLQVLDLYEEGFNPLLEFNEHKRRRNMHRDPQLEKYRNQITWADKIVFIYPIWWGRPPAMLMGYIDQLFSANFAYRDKKGLFPEGLLKGKSVVCVSTMKGPAKYPLLWLNDAHKILMKRALFNFVGIKKVKFFEFGNMESPKGKQIQKLEKVYRYFRKVAS from the coding sequence ATGAACGTGCTGGTCATTTACACATATCCAAATCATGAAAGCTTAAGCCATGCTTTTTTAGAAAAGGTCATCAAGGGCAGTAAGGAGAACTCCAACATAAAGGGGCTGCAGGTATTGGATTTATATGAAGAGGGCTTTAATCCGCTCTTGGAGTTCAATGAGCATAAACGAAGGCGTAATATGCATCGTGATCCTCAGCTTGAAAAATATAGAAATCAAATTACCTGGGCAGACAAGATTGTCTTTATCTATCCAATCTGGTGGGGGAGGCCTCCGGCAATGCTGATGGGATACATTGATCAATTGTTTTCTGCGAATTTTGCTTACAGGGATAAAAAGGGATTGTTCCCAGAGGGTCTCCTAAAGGGAAAGTCGGTCGTATGTGTATCCACGATGAAGGGACCTGCAAAGTATCCGCTTCTCTGGTTGAATGATGCGCATAAAATCTTGATGAAAAGAGCATTATTCAATTTTGTCGGAATTAAAAAAGTGAAGTTTTTCGAATTCGGAAATATGGAAAGCCCAAAGGGGAAACAGATTCAAAAGCTAGAAAAGGTTTATCGGTATTTCAGAAAGGTGGCAAGCTAA
- a CDS encoding MarR family winged helix-turn-helix transcriptional regulator — MDKKALFEKMVTFTTSVHQVTHELTQNAKSDSITPVQYKILEYITVSQPVTPSEISDCQHISMPNTSRELKKLSEKNLIEKISDSEDRRKQCIRLSKEGEMMMNEAFAIVESRFQSRLQHASKEDLADIDRALDILQTKLFY, encoded by the coding sequence ATGGACAAAAAAGCTCTTTTTGAAAAAATGGTCACATTTACAACTTCCGTACATCAAGTGACACACGAATTGACCCAAAACGCCAAATCCGATTCCATCACGCCGGTACAATATAAAATCCTTGAATATATAACAGTCAGCCAGCCTGTCACACCAAGTGAAATCAGTGACTGTCAGCACATTTCCATGCCTAACACGAGCCGTGAACTGAAAAAATTAAGCGAAAAGAATTTAATCGAAAAAATAAGTGATTCGGAAGATAGACGGAAACAATGCATCCGCCTCTCCAAAGAGGGGGAAATGATGATGAACGAGGCTTTTGCAATCGTGGAATCCCGTTTCCAAAGCCGGCTGCAGCATGCATCAAAGGAAGATTTAGCGGATATTGACCGTGCCCTGGACATTCTTCAAACAAAACTTTTTTACTAA
- a CDS encoding protein adenylyltransferase SelO: MTNETGWNLDNSYARLPEKFFTSTNPTPVRSPELVILNESLAGTLGLDVKKLQGEDGVAVFAGNEVPEGASPLAQAYAGHQFGHFNMLGDGRAILLGEQVLPEGERVDIQLKGPGRTPYSRGGDGRAALGPMLREYIISEAMHGLGIPTTRSLAVVTTGETVIRETGLPGAIMTRVASSHLRVGTFQFAAKWGTLEELRTLADYAIKRHFPDIEADESRYLSLLQEVVKRQAELIAQWQLVGFIHGVMNTDNMTISGETIDYGPCAFMDAYDPATVFSSIDRQGRYAYGNQPVIGGWNLARFAESLLPLLHDDQDQAVTLAQDKISVFNDLYHANWLAGMRAKLGIFNEETQDEALINGILSMMKKHGADYTNTFRALTFDKVEDTVLFGTPEFAQWQELWQARLGRQKESKESSNQLMQDSNPAVIPRNHRVEEALEAAVEQGDYSVMERLLDVLAKPYAHCEEQAEYAALPESTKPYRTFCGT; encoded by the coding sequence ATGACTAATGAAACAGGATGGAATTTAGACAATAGCTATGCGCGTCTTCCGGAAAAGTTTTTCACGAGCACGAACCCGACTCCTGTACGTTCACCGGAGTTGGTCATTCTCAATGAGAGTTTGGCTGGAACTCTTGGTTTGGACGTGAAAAAGCTACAAGGCGAAGATGGCGTGGCGGTGTTTGCCGGAAACGAGGTTCCTGAAGGTGCTTCACCCCTTGCACAAGCATATGCTGGGCATCAATTCGGTCATTTTAACATGTTGGGGGACGGCCGGGCGATATTGCTTGGCGAGCAGGTCTTGCCAGAAGGCGAGAGGGTCGATATCCAGCTGAAGGGTCCAGGAAGAACGCCGTACTCCCGCGGGGGCGATGGCCGGGCTGCACTTGGACCGATGCTGCGCGAATACATCATCAGCGAGGCGATGCACGGACTCGGCATTCCTACCACCAGAAGTCTGGCTGTCGTGACGACAGGTGAAACGGTAATCCGTGAAACCGGGCTGCCTGGTGCCATCATGACCCGTGTGGCTTCGAGTCATCTTCGTGTCGGAACCTTTCAATTCGCTGCAAAATGGGGCACGCTCGAGGAACTCCGGACACTTGCCGACTATGCCATTAAGCGTCATTTTCCAGACATTGAAGCCGATGAAAGCCGTTATCTCTCGCTGCTGCAGGAAGTGGTCAAGCGTCAGGCAGAGCTCATTGCCCAATGGCAGCTGGTTGGCTTCATTCATGGGGTGATGAACACTGACAACATGACAATCAGCGGGGAAACCATCGATTATGGCCCTTGTGCCTTCATGGATGCCTATGACCCTGCAACGGTATTCAGTTCAATTGATAGACAAGGCCGCTATGCCTATGGCAACCAGCCGGTTATTGGGGGATGGAACCTTGCGCGATTCGCTGAATCCTTATTGCCGCTGCTGCATGATGACCAAGATCAGGCCGTAACACTGGCACAAGATAAGATTTCCGTTTTTAATGATCTGTATCATGCTAATTGGTTAGCGGGAATGAGGGCGAAGTTGGGGATATTCAACGAAGAGACTCAGGATGAAGCCCTTATTAATGGCATCCTCAGCATGATGAAGAAGCATGGTGCCGACTATACCAATACCTTCCGTGCTTTGACCTTTGATAAAGTGGAGGATACGGTCCTTTTCGGTACACCGGAATTCGCTCAGTGGCAAGAGCTTTGGCAGGCGAGGCTGGGCAGGCAGAAGGAATCGAAAGAATCTTCGAATCAGTTGATGCAGGACAGCAATCCTGCAGTGATTCCACGGAACCACCGGGTGGAAGAGGCGTTGGAAGCTGCAGTGGAACAAGGGGACTACAGCGTGATGGAACGGCTTTTGGATGTTCTTGCAAAACCTTATGCACACTGCGAGGAACAAGCTGAATACGCCGCATTGCCTGAATCAACAAAGCCATACCGGACCTTTTGCGGTACCTGA